In the Helicoverpa armigera isolate CAAS_96S chromosome 15, ASM3070526v1, whole genome shotgun sequence genome, one interval contains:
- the LOC135117866 gene encoding uncharacterized protein LOC135117866 translates to MHLAQVLSGHGCFGAYLHRIGREETPKCHHCEAEVDTAEHTLEVCPSWAEPRRTLVAVVGDDLSLPSVIGAMLGSEEAWDAVASFCEDVMSQKEAAERLRENDPLAAPLRRRRRGGRRRTQRPSPSAPGGDQRATGARVPPPVLQGSPLVLRLS, encoded by the coding sequence ATGCATCTGGCGCAGGTgctgtccgggcatggctgcttTGGAGCGTACCTGCACCGAATTGGGAGGGAGGAGACCCCAAAGTGCCACCATTGTGAAGCCGAGGTGGAtacggcagagcacacactggaggtgtgcccatcgtgggctgaaccccgccgcACCCTGGTGGCAGTGGTCGGGGATGACCTCTCGCTCCCCAGTGTGATTGGTGCCATGCTGGGAAGTGAGGAGGCATGGGACgcggtagcctccttctgtgaggacGTCATGTCACAGAAGGAGGCGGCAGAGCGCTTGCGGGAGAACGACCCTCTCGCAGCACCGCTccgcagacgaagaaggggtggaagacggcgaacacaacgtccgtccccatccgccccggggggtgatcagcgggcgacaggcgcgaGGGTGCCACCGCCTGTATTACAAGGATCGCCCCTTGTGCTCCGGCTATCATAG